In Mongoliitalea daihaiensis, one DNA window encodes the following:
- a CDS encoding S9 family peptidase, protein MDYTHLKKSLFLLLWVCLVHLSFGQQKEKVLITDLTKITQTTRHQISPDGSQVFYVKNHIAVTGDETYEYKAQIWKTELKAPFLSMPVTSSDYNVSSFELSPDGKLLAFTRVKDGKPQLYILPTAGGESQQLTKEKNGASNPVWSPDSKKILFSVTLPIWAIEGTPDWQQPRPGRSYGDEPNYKAIQAGMSTEEIKPNPDGSLEELRAYLAKNNSKNDPKVIDRLNFLGELDLNPELNFSHLGIVDVSEGTTEIITQGFQSFFGATWSPDMRSILASSLFNEIHPDESNTTEVWKIDLSNKKATKFFGLENYRIGNPTFSPDGKWIAVGGQNVEEPSYNQSMIGVLKADGTGFKWLTEVLDRSVSAPTWTSDSQNLYFTGASNGGFYLWKAVLASGKVDPIISGQVGVSSFDLVGQKLVYSLTTVEQISEMFLADQNNRNPQQISRWNESWLAGKKVSKPTFHTLQTADGFEIDYWVMPPVDAKEGVKYPTILNMHGGPSAMWGPGEFSMWHEFQVMAAKGYGVVYANPRGSGGYGKAFQKGNFQDWGDGPASDVLAALDKASEEYSWIDKDQYFLTGGSYAGYLTAWIVGHDHRFKAAFAQRGVYELTFFLGEGNAWRLVPNHFGYPWEEGVKEIMDYNSPQTYVQNIQTPLLIKHGDQDLRTGVRQSELLYKSLKILGKPVEYVRYPGEGHELSRSGAIPRRIDRMARIIEFFERYVTHPN, encoded by the coding sequence ATGGATTATACACATCTTAAAAAGTCCTTATTCCTTCTACTTTGGGTATGTCTGGTGCATTTATCCTTTGGACAACAAAAAGAGAAAGTTCTCATTACGGATCTAACCAAGATCACTCAAACCACAAGGCATCAAATCAGCCCTGACGGGTCTCAAGTGTTTTACGTCAAAAATCATATCGCTGTCACCGGTGATGAAACCTATGAATACAAAGCACAAATCTGGAAAACCGAATTGAAAGCCCCTTTTCTAAGTATGCCAGTCACTTCCTCTGATTACAATGTGTCCTCATTTGAACTGTCTCCAGACGGGAAGTTATTGGCATTTACACGTGTCAAAGACGGGAAACCCCAACTCTATATTTTACCCACAGCGGGTGGTGAGAGCCAACAATTGACCAAAGAAAAAAACGGTGCATCAAATCCCGTTTGGTCTCCAGATAGTAAGAAAATCCTATTCTCTGTGACGCTCCCAATTTGGGCTATTGAAGGAACTCCCGATTGGCAACAACCAAGACCAGGTAGAAGCTACGGCGACGAGCCTAACTACAAGGCAATACAAGCTGGCATGTCAACAGAGGAAATTAAGCCAAATCCTGACGGCAGTTTGGAAGAACTTCGTGCTTACCTAGCGAAGAACAACTCCAAAAATGACCCAAAAGTGATTGATCGATTAAATTTTTTAGGTGAACTAGATCTCAATCCTGAATTGAATTTTTCCCATTTGGGTATAGTGGATGTAAGTGAGGGCACTACCGAAATAATTACCCAGGGATTTCAAAGTTTTTTTGGAGCTACTTGGAGTCCGGATATGCGCAGCATACTGGCCTCTTCTCTATTCAACGAAATTCACCCGGATGAGAGCAACACTACAGAAGTTTGGAAAATTGACCTCTCCAATAAAAAGGCTACAAAATTTTTTGGATTGGAAAACTACCGAATTGGAAATCCTACATTTTCTCCTGATGGGAAATGGATTGCTGTGGGAGGACAAAATGTAGAAGAACCATCGTACAACCAATCCATGATTGGCGTATTAAAAGCGGATGGTACAGGTTTTAAATGGCTTACAGAAGTTCTTGACAGATCTGTATCTGCCCCTACTTGGACCTCAGATTCACAAAATCTTTACTTTACAGGAGCTAGCAACGGCGGTTTTTACCTATGGAAAGCTGTCCTTGCAAGCGGGAAAGTCGACCCTATTATCAGCGGTCAGGTGGGGGTTAGTAGTTTCGATTTGGTTGGGCAAAAGTTAGTTTACAGTCTTACCACCGTCGAACAAATCTCAGAGATGTTTTTGGCTGATCAAAACAATCGCAATCCTCAACAAATCTCCCGTTGGAATGAGTCTTGGTTGGCTGGAAAAAAAGTTTCCAAACCAACATTTCATACGCTTCAGACAGCTGATGGCTTTGAAATCGACTATTGGGTCATGCCTCCAGTGGATGCCAAAGAAGGTGTAAAATATCCAACAATCTTAAATATGCATGGCGGCCCTTCAGCTATGTGGGGACCAGGGGAATTTTCCATGTGGCATGAGTTTCAGGTCATGGCAGCCAAAGGCTATGGAGTAGTATATGCCAATCCTAGAGGTAGTGGTGGCTATGGAAAGGCTTTTCAAAAAGGCAACTTCCAAGACTGGGGTGATGGACCTGCCTCAGATGTACTTGCTGCTTTAGATAAAGCTTCTGAGGAATATTCCTGGATAGATAAAGATCAATACTTTCTTACCGGAGGCTCCTATGCGGGATATTTGACTGCTTGGATCGTAGGACATGATCACCGATTCAAAGCAGCCTTTGCTCAAAGAGGAGTATATGAATTAACCTTCTTTTTAGGAGAAGGAAATGCTTGGAGATTGGTCCCTAACCATTTTGGCTATCCTTGGGAAGAAGGGGTAAAAGAAATCATGGACTATAACAGCCCACAAACATACGTTCAAAACATACAGACTCCCCTATTAATTAAACATGGTGACCAGGACTTGAGAACAGGTGTTCGTCAATCTGAATTGCTATACAAGAGTTTGAAAATACTGGGTAAGCCGGTTGAATATGTACGATACCCTGGGGAAGGCCACGAACTTTCTCGTTCAGGAGCCATTCCTAGAAGGATTGATCGAATGGCCAGAATTATTGAATTTTTTGAAAGATATGTTACCCATCCTAATTAA
- a CDS encoding homocysteine S-methyltransferase family protein — MKNRTEQLLSLAQQKVLILDGAMGTMIQRYKLSEQDFRTPELANHPKPLKGNNDLLSLSRPDIIKAIHAAYFEAGADIIETNTFSGTSIAQEDYGLSQLAYTINFESAKIAREVADEFSAKNPACPRFVAGALGPTNRTASLSPDVNDPGYRAITFDQLVTAYEEQVKGLLDGGSDILLVETIFDTLNAKAALYAIQEVFEQRNIPLNPEEGGIPVMISGTITDASGRTLSGQTTEAFLISVSHVPLFSVGLNCALGAKELRPYLKVLAENAPFLVSAYPNAGLPNEFGQYDQGATEMADQIEVFLKEGFVNILGGCCGTTPEHIQAIASIAANYSPRRRTFEVERDE; from the coding sequence ATGAAAAACAGAACGGAACAGTTATTATCACTTGCGCAACAAAAAGTCTTGATCTTAGATGGAGCCATGGGCACCATGATTCAGCGCTACAAGCTATCGGAACAGGATTTCAGAACGCCCGAACTAGCCAATCATCCCAAACCATTGAAAGGGAATAATGACTTGTTGTCCCTTTCCCGACCTGACATCATCAAGGCAATCCATGCTGCTTATTTTGAAGCAGGTGCAGATATCATCGAAACCAACACGTTTTCAGGAACATCCATTGCACAGGAAGATTATGGACTTTCTCAGCTGGCGTATACGATCAATTTTGAATCAGCCAAAATTGCCCGAGAAGTTGCGGATGAATTTTCAGCTAAAAATCCAGCTTGCCCTCGGTTTGTAGCAGGTGCATTGGGTCCAACCAATAGGACTGCATCTCTTTCTCCGGATGTCAACGACCCAGGGTATCGTGCGATTACATTCGATCAATTGGTAACTGCTTATGAAGAACAAGTAAAAGGATTGTTGGATGGGGGATCAGATATCTTATTGGTGGAAACCATTTTCGATACACTCAATGCAAAAGCGGCATTGTATGCAATTCAAGAAGTCTTTGAGCAGCGAAACATTCCTTTAAATCCCGAAGAGGGTGGGATTCCTGTCATGATTTCTGGCACTATTACAGATGCTTCGGGACGAACGCTTTCTGGGCAAACTACTGAGGCTTTTTTAATCTCTGTATCTCATGTGCCTCTGTTTTCAGTAGGATTAAATTGTGCCTTGGGCGCCAAAGAACTGAGACCATATCTGAAGGTTTTGGCTGAAAATGCTCCATTTCTGGTATCTGCATATCCCAATGCAGGGTTACCCAATGAATTTGGTCAATATGATCAGGGCGCAACAGAAATGGCAGATCAGATTGAGGTCTTTTTGAAAGAAGGCTTTGTGAATATTTTGGGGGGATGTTGTGGGACTACTCCAGAGCATATTCAGGCGATTGCAAGTATAGCGGCTAATTATAGTCCCCGAAGAAGAACATTTGAAGTAGAACGTGATGAGTAA
- a CDS encoding RidA family protein gives MRYLIIIGLFILGCTPNNDGVTRTPSSPAAENNTWDAEAKLQELGIFLPELSTPLANYVHVVRTGNLLFLAGKGPQLPEGGYILGKVGKDLSIDEGREAARLTGIAQLAVLKAELGDLNRVKQIVKVFGMVHADSDFTQHPQVINGFSDLMVDVFGEKGKHARSAVGMNSLPLGFAVEIELIVEVED, from the coding sequence ATGAGATATTTGATTATAATAGGGCTCTTTATTCTTGGTTGTACACCAAATAATGATGGTGTAACACGAACTCCAAGCTCACCTGCAGCTGAAAATAATACCTGGGACGCGGAGGCAAAACTCCAAGAACTGGGAATTTTCCTACCTGAACTTTCCACACCCCTTGCAAATTACGTACATGTTGTTCGGACAGGAAATCTCCTATTTTTAGCTGGGAAAGGACCTCAACTTCCAGAAGGAGGGTATATACTAGGAAAAGTTGGAAAGGATCTAAGTATAGATGAAGGAAGAGAAGCTGCAAGATTGACCGGCATTGCACAATTAGCCGTATTGAAGGCAGAACTTGGAGATTTGAATCGAGTAAAACAAATTGTGAAGGTATTCGGCATGGTCCATGCTGACAGTGATTTCACTCAGCACCCACAAGTAATCAATGGATTTTCCGATTTGATGGTAGATGTTTTTGGGGAAAAGGGAAAACATGCCCGATCCGCTGTCGGCATGAACTCCCTTCCATTAGGTTTTGCTGTAGAGATCGAACTGATCGTAGAAGTAGAGGACTAA
- a CDS encoding PAS domain S-box protein, with the protein MSFFISKETELSFLRGIMRRSLDMVAILDKNGYYKYISPAVIDILGYEPSQIIGKSFREFVAKGAIEIDLLIFDQLLQSKEQMKVNFWMRKANGSRMLIENLAINLFDDPNIQGVLFNGRDITDLFYTKSALDKKYKLESLLASLSTKFLNSVYSNLDEAFNDSLEQMTAFFKAEKGFIYQVKSEKSKFELAFQWEEKLGYLPKNIDRESFVNFLTAYDSEGIVLLHENEEVSEVYTVFPRIFCESKSCNILLIPFYAANVLSGFFGISGFENKDFWSVKDLLVIKQLGDIFSGAFVNRSIKKQLDRNENLLINTEILAKSGSWRYSSNQKRVVITPGFRDLFELQSPNLNIPIREALKLISPKDLPVFIQKVRNTIRNGASETGELMIHSAKGVQKFVYFSIQSKPDFELKKPELYGYLTDITAIKKSREEIVKSEEKFRTLVEDSTEIIFSLQRDLTITYLSPNIEQYLGFESSKVIGSKLTQFMHPTDLEAFERFLREDEGFLSKTQFLEFRLRTKDETYKTFASNAKLVYTSDGEFLYNGIARDVTKLREAQKELILAKERAEMAANAKTQFLSIMSHEIRTPMNAVIGLTHLLIEDNPRPDQIENLKTLQFSAENLLGLINDILDFNKMESGKLQIEYISIDLKNLIGRMLASYKFQAREKELQIIFEYDDQIPSTLLGDPVRIGQIINNLVSNAIKFTEKGFVRVAVIPKKSNAESIELEFIIQDSGIGIPPDKLMHIFDAFTQASTETTRKFGGTGLGLAIVKKLIQLFGSEIMVKSELNKGTSVSFVLTLPKAKIAIDSSVPKIVQVKESLLNAHILIAEDNIVNQLMIKKFMKKWGVGDFTIVNDGEEAIEILQKESFDLIVLDLQMPKKDGIEVAKFVRTHSDKILRTLPIIAMTASPWEEIQEQFEALKMNDYVPKPFNPDSMYAKLVKHLQHNLSNS; encoded by the coding sequence ATGTCCTTTTTTATATCCAAAGAAACGGAACTTTCTTTTTTGAGAGGAATCATGCGCCGAAGTTTGGATATGGTAGCGATTTTGGATAAAAATGGCTATTATAAATACATCAGTCCTGCAGTCATTGATATTTTAGGGTATGAACCCAGTCAAATTATAGGTAAATCTTTTCGAGAATTTGTAGCCAAAGGGGCGATTGAGATCGATTTGCTGATATTTGATCAATTGCTGCAATCAAAGGAACAAATGAAAGTCAATTTCTGGATGCGGAAAGCAAATGGGTCAAGAATGTTGATCGAAAACTTAGCAATCAATTTATTTGATGACCCCAATATTCAAGGTGTTTTATTCAATGGTAGAGATATCACAGATCTTTTTTATACAAAAAGTGCTTTGGATAAAAAGTATAAATTGGAAAGTTTACTGGCAAGCCTATCGACCAAATTTTTAAATTCAGTCTATTCCAATCTAGATGAAGCATTTAATGATTCATTAGAACAAATGACTGCTTTTTTTAAAGCAGAAAAGGGATTTATTTATCAGGTCAAATCCGAAAAAAGTAAATTTGAACTTGCCTTTCAATGGGAGGAAAAGTTGGGGTATTTACCAAAAAATATTGATCGAGAATCTTTCGTTAACTTTTTGACTGCTTATGATTCCGAAGGAATAGTATTACTTCATGAGAATGAGGAGGTTTCGGAAGTTTATACTGTTTTTCCTCGCATTTTTTGTGAATCTAAGAGTTGTAATATTTTGTTGATTCCATTTTATGCAGCGAATGTTCTTTCTGGTTTTTTTGGAATCAGCGGCTTTGAAAATAAAGATTTTTGGAGTGTGAAAGATCTATTAGTTATCAAGCAATTAGGAGATATTTTTTCAGGCGCATTTGTCAATCGATCGATCAAAAAGCAATTGGATAGAAATGAAAATTTATTGATAAATACAGAGATATTAGCAAAATCCGGTTCTTGGCGCTACAGTTCCAATCAAAAACGTGTTGTTATCACCCCAGGATTTAGAGATTTATTCGAATTACAATCTCCCAATTTAAATATCCCTATCAGAGAGGCATTGAAGTTAATTTCACCCAAAGATCTACCAGTATTCATTCAAAAAGTCCGAAATACCATTCGAAACGGAGCGAGTGAAACAGGAGAGTTAATGATTCATTCAGCAAAAGGAGTTCAAAAATTTGTATATTTCAGTATTCAGTCCAAACCGGATTTTGAATTAAAGAAGCCCGAACTCTATGGTTATCTGACTGATATAACAGCAATCAAAAAAAGTAGGGAAGAGATTGTCAAAAGTGAGGAGAAGTTTAGAACCTTGGTTGAAGATAGTACGGAGATAATATTTTCTTTGCAGCGGGACCTTACTATTACCTATTTATCACCCAATATTGAACAATATTTAGGTTTTGAATCGTCTAAAGTTATAGGTTCCAAACTAACTCAGTTTATGCACCCAACTGATTTGGAGGCTTTTGAGCGTTTTTTACGAGAAGATGAAGGCTTTTTGTCCAAAACTCAGTTTTTAGAGTTTAGGCTCAGAACTAAAGATGAAACATACAAGACATTTGCTTCTAATGCCAAGCTGGTGTATACGAGTGATGGGGAGTTTTTGTACAATGGCATCGCACGAGATGTCACCAAGTTGAGAGAAGCTCAAAAAGAACTAATTTTGGCTAAAGAGCGTGCTGAGATGGCAGCGAATGCAAAAACGCAATTTTTGTCAATCATGAGTCATGAAATCAGAACTCCCATGAATGCGGTCATCGGATTGACGCATTTACTCATTGAAGATAATCCAAGACCTGATCAAATAGAAAATCTGAAAACCCTACAGTTTTCGGCAGAAAACCTATTAGGCTTGATTAATGATATTTTGGATTTCAATAAGATGGAGTCAGGGAAGTTGCAAATAGAGTATATATCCATCGACTTAAAAAATCTGATAGGAAGAATGCTTGCTTCCTATAAGTTTCAAGCCAGGGAAAAAGAATTGCAGATCATTTTTGAATACGATGATCAAATCCCAAGTACGCTCTTAGGAGACCCCGTAAGAATTGGACAAATCATCAATAACCTTGTTTCCAATGCAATTAAATTCACTGAAAAGGGCTTTGTAAGGGTAGCCGTAATACCTAAGAAGTCAAATGCCGAATCGATAGAACTAGAATTTATTATTCAGGATAGCGGTATTGGGATACCTCCAGATAAGTTGATGCATATTTTTGATGCATTTACGCAAGCGAGCACTGAGACAACCCGTAAATTCGGTGGAACTGGTTTGGGTCTTGCCATTGTAAAAAAGCTTATTCAGCTTTTTGGAAGTGAGATAATGGTCAAGAGCGAGCTAAATAAAGGGACGAGCGTCAGTTTTGTGTTGACACTTCCAAAAGCCAAAATAGCAATCGACTCCTCTGTCCCAAAGATAGTGCAAGTAAAAGAGAGTCTACTGAATGCTCATATTTTGATTGCGGAAGACAATATTGTCAATCAACTGATGATCAAGAAATTTATGAAAAAGTGGGGGGTAGGAGATTTTACCATTGTCAATGATGGAGAAGAGGCAATCGAAATTTTGCAAAAAGAAAGTTTTGATCTAATTGTACTAGATCTTCAGATGCCCAAAAAGGATGGGATTGAGGTAGCCAAGTTCGTGCGTACACATTCAGATAAGATTTTACGAACATTACCGATCATAGCAATGACAGCCTCTCCTTGGGAGGAGATTCAGGAGCAGTTTGAGGCTTTAAAAATGAACGATTATGTGCCTAAACCTTTTAATCCTGACAGCATGTATGCTAAACTGGTCAAACACTTGCAACATAATTTGAGTAATTCTTGA
- a CDS encoding S9 family peptidase produces the protein MKKYTILFTCLFLILGQVHAQNQASEPRPITWQDIPSWKSINLGTVQLSPDGQWMVHVMGMVEGDSELILQKTSDPNVKKTFMVGSSSFPSISFAENGKWLAFKEYPTDKERKAAAKSGGKGLKEKLTLIDLSNDYKKTSFENVGSFNFNGTAATHLAINLNREGSNGDAKGSDLVLLHLASGKKQNIGNVTSFGFNKSGTYLAYAVDAANQVGNGIYLLTLSSGKTEVLDSDAATYRSISWTEDGGAFALLKMVKDKKYKQDHGKVIGVKNLNAPQVTIYDPQKDSVNFSSSATISPNKTPIWSNDLNRLFFGVHALVPEKKEPIAETSPKSNKDSLEKVKLQAILADTTVKSLDDLKKAIAKTTASSEKSIGAVDGTKPDMTIWHWKDSRLQSRQQVLENQDKMFNTYAMYDVSKKQFVSLQDSSFREMTLLPKHQFGLGLDLQAYELDINLDGQNYRDIYTIDLNTGEKNLIFEKFYLPTFASLPRPSPDGTKLLLAKDGHFHVYDIPSKELKALTTSINVSFVDEDNDRNVTLPMHSPIGWSADSKFVLLRDGWDIWQVPVTAGRVSATNITQNGRKDKIRYQSRFVLDREEKGIDLSKAQYFAIYGEWTKKSGIARVEGGKSALVAGPQALIWEDAAINRFTKAKNAEVYYLTKERFAEPTNVYLTDASISKLDQLSQNAPDVEKYTWSSGARLVDYVSDKGDTLQAALFLPANYTEGQQYPTIVYYYEKLSQTLHSYSNPGFSGTGWNPAVYTSNGYAVLIPDIVYQMDDPGMSAVWCVLPAVKEALKTGVIDESKMGLHGHSWGGYQTSFLITQTNQFKAAAAGAPLTNMVSMYDLIYWNTGGGNMSIFESSQGRFRGAPWENWDAYHRNSPVYHVKNVETPLLMLHNDKDGAVDFTQGIEYYNALRRLKKPVIMVQYKGENHGLSKLENRKDYSVRMLEFFDFHLKGKNENQWINSGVSRLDLDEHLSERTFSTNQY, from the coding sequence ATGAAAAAATACACGATTTTATTTACCTGTTTATTCTTGATTTTGGGCCAAGTCCATGCTCAAAATCAAGCGAGTGAACCACGACCAATTACTTGGCAAGATATCCCTTCTTGGAAATCCATTAATCTGGGAACGGTGCAGCTATCACCTGATGGTCAATGGATGGTACATGTCATGGGCATGGTAGAAGGCGACAGTGAATTAATTCTTCAAAAAACAAGTGATCCTAATGTCAAGAAGACATTTATGGTCGGTTCAAGCAGCTTTCCTTCCATTTCCTTTGCCGAAAATGGGAAATGGTTGGCGTTCAAAGAATACCCCACCGATAAAGAGCGAAAAGCTGCTGCAAAATCAGGAGGTAAAGGATTGAAAGAAAAATTGACACTGATCGATCTTTCCAATGACTACAAAAAAACCAGCTTTGAAAACGTAGGTTCCTTCAATTTCAATGGAACTGCGGCTACCCATCTGGCAATTAATTTGAATCGGGAAGGTTCTAATGGAGATGCTAAAGGCTCTGATTTAGTTTTACTGCACTTAGCATCCGGTAAAAAGCAAAATATAGGAAATGTCACATCCTTTGGTTTCAATAAATCAGGCACTTATTTAGCCTATGCTGTAGACGCAGCTAATCAAGTAGGAAATGGAATTTACTTACTAACCTTAAGTTCTGGCAAAACTGAGGTTTTAGACTCCGATGCTGCCACGTATCGTTCCATCTCTTGGACAGAAGACGGAGGTGCATTTGCTCTTCTAAAAATGGTCAAAGACAAAAAATACAAACAAGATCATGGCAAAGTAATCGGTGTTAAAAACTTAAATGCACCTCAGGTGACGATTTATGATCCTCAAAAGGATAGTGTAAACTTCTCCTCAAGTGCTACTATTAGCCCCAACAAGACACCCATTTGGTCTAATGATTTAAACAGGTTGTTTTTTGGAGTCCATGCGTTGGTTCCAGAAAAAAAAGAGCCGATTGCCGAAACCAGCCCTAAGTCAAACAAAGATTCTTTAGAAAAAGTAAAATTACAGGCAATCTTAGCTGATACAACGGTGAAATCACTGGATGATTTGAAAAAAGCAATTGCAAAAACAACTGCTTCTTCGGAAAAATCAATTGGAGCAGTCGATGGAACTAAACCTGATATGACGATCTGGCATTGGAAAGATAGCAGACTGCAATCCAGACAGCAGGTATTGGAAAATCAGGATAAAATGTTCAATACCTATGCTATGTACGATGTGTCCAAGAAGCAGTTTGTATCCTTACAAGACAGCAGCTTCCGAGAAATGACACTACTCCCAAAGCACCAATTTGGCTTAGGGTTAGACTTACAAGCATATGAACTCGACATCAATTTGGATGGTCAAAATTATCGGGACATATACACCATTGACCTAAACACTGGAGAAAAGAATCTGATATTTGAGAAATTTTATCTTCCTACTTTTGCCTCTTTACCCAGACCATCACCGGATGGCACTAAGTTGCTATTAGCTAAAGATGGCCATTTTCATGTATATGATATTCCTAGCAAAGAATTAAAGGCATTGACGACATCCATAAACGTGAGTTTTGTAGATGAAGACAATGATAGAAATGTGACTTTGCCTATGCATAGTCCGATTGGATGGTCTGCGGATAGCAAATTTGTGCTGTTAAGAGATGGTTGGGATATCTGGCAAGTACCTGTCACAGCAGGCAGAGTCAGTGCAACCAATATAACCCAGAATGGGAGAAAAGATAAAATTCGCTACCAGAGCAGATTCGTTCTTGATCGTGAAGAGAAAGGAATAGATTTAAGCAAAGCTCAATATTTCGCTATCTACGGCGAATGGACAAAAAAGAGTGGAATTGCCCGTGTGGAGGGCGGGAAATCTGCATTAGTTGCGGGTCCACAAGCGCTGATTTGGGAAGATGCCGCAATCAACCGTTTTACCAAAGCTAAAAATGCAGAAGTTTATTACTTGACCAAAGAACGGTTCGCAGAACCTACCAATGTGTATTTGACAGATGCAAGCATAAGTAAACTTGATCAATTATCCCAAAATGCACCAGATGTAGAAAAATACACTTGGTCTTCGGGGGCACGCTTAGTGGATTACGTATCGGATAAAGGTGATACCTTACAAGCTGCTTTATTTTTACCTGCCAACTATACAGAAGGTCAACAATATCCTACCATTGTCTATTACTACGAGAAACTATCTCAAACCCTGCATAGCTATAGCAATCCAGGTTTTTCAGGAACAGGCTGGAATCCTGCAGTTTATACCTCCAATGGATATGCAGTTTTAATTCCAGATATTGTCTATCAGATGGACGACCCTGGAATGTCTGCCGTATGGTGTGTGTTGCCAGCTGTCAAAGAAGCTTTAAAAACGGGTGTGATTGATGAAAGTAAGATGGGCCTCCATGGACATTCTTGGGGAGGTTATCAAACATCTTTTCTAATTACTCAAACCAATCAATTTAAAGCAGCAGCGGCAGGAGCCCCACTAACGAATATGGTTTCCATGTATGACTTGATTTACTGGAACACAGGAGGAGGTAATATGTCGATTTTTGAGTCTTCTCAAGGAAGATTTAGAGGAGCTCCATGGGAAAATTGGGATGCTTACCATAGAAACTCACCTGTATATCATGTGAAAAATGTAGAAACTCCTTTATTAATGTTACATAATGATAAAGATGGTGCAGTGGATTTTACTCAAGGAATTGAATATTACAATGCCCTGCGAAGATTAAAAAAGCCAGTTATCATGGTACAATACAAAGGAGAAAATCATGGACTTTCTAAACTTGAAAATAGAAAAGATTACAGTGTACGTATGCTGGAATTTTTTGATTTTCACTTAAAAGGAAAGAATGAGAATCAGTGGATCAATAGCGGAGTTTCGAGATTGGATCTAGATGAGCATCTTTCGGAGCGAACATTCAGTACAAATCAGTATTGA